A DNA window from Barnesiella intestinihominis YIT 11860 contains the following coding sequences:
- a CDS encoding DUF4301 family protein, which translates to MFTPEDLDLFAEKGIDVHTVEEQLVSFKSGFPFLRILSSASVGNGILSLDEQQTQYYLDLWEGYLKDNHKVVKFVPASGAASRMFKDLFAFLSADYSEPQTDFEKKFFNSIEHFAFYSDLDEACLKNEGRSITDLIESGNYKAVVSNLLEAKGLNYGSLPKGLLKFHRYATNNRTAMEEHLTEGALYAASSDGEVNIHFTVSHEHLADFKALVAKKKVDYERRYGVRYHISFSEQKPSTDTIAVDANNEPFRENGRPLFRPGGHGALIENLNDIDAEIIFVKNIDNVVPDRLKEPTVRFKKIIGGVLVSLQTEINRYITMLKSGKYTIDDLREMIQFLHKKLFVRNEETKHLEDAELALYLLRKLNRPIRVCGMVRNSGEPGGGPFIAYNQDGTTSLQILESSQIDMSNPDAKEQFESGTHFNPVDLVCAVRDNKGEKYDLPKYVDKNTGFISLKSKNGRELKALELPGLWNGAMSDWSTVFVEVPAETFNPVKTVNDLLRPQHQ; encoded by the coding sequence ATGTTTACACCGGAAGATTTAGATTTGTTTGCCGAAAAAGGTATTGACGTACATACGGTTGAGGAGCAGTTGGTCTCGTTTAAAAGCGGATTTCCTTTTTTAAGGATATTATCTTCTGCTTCTGTCGGGAACGGTATCTTATCGCTTGACGAACAGCAAACGCAATATTATCTCGATTTGTGGGAAGGTTACTTGAAAGATAATCATAAGGTCGTGAAGTTTGTTCCGGCATCGGGTGCTGCGAGTCGTATGTTCAAAGATTTGTTCGCATTCCTTTCTGCCGATTACAGTGAACCACAAACTGATTTCGAAAAGAAATTTTTCAATTCGATCGAACATTTTGCTTTTTACTCCGATCTTGACGAAGCCTGTTTGAAGAATGAAGGAAGGAGCATAACCGATTTGATAGAATCGGGCAATTACAAAGCGGTGGTGTCCAATCTGCTCGAAGCGAAGGGCTTGAATTATGGTTCTTTGCCGAAAGGGTTATTGAAATTCCATCGTTATGCGACGAATAACCGTACGGCTATGGAGGAACATTTGACGGAGGGAGCTCTTTATGCCGCCAGTTCCGACGGGGAGGTCAATATTCATTTTACGGTATCTCATGAGCACCTTGCCGATTTTAAAGCATTAGTAGCCAAGAAGAAAGTGGATTATGAGCGACGTTATGGTGTACGTTATCATATTAGTTTTTCCGAGCAAAAGCCTTCTACCGATACTATTGCGGTCGATGCGAATAACGAGCCGTTCCGAGAGAATGGTAGGCCGTTGTTCCGTCCGGGGGGACATGGGGCTTTAATCGAGAATCTGAACGACATAGATGCCGAAATCATATTCGTAAAAAATATAGATAATGTAGTGCCCGACAGACTGAAAGAGCCGACCGTGCGGTTTAAGAAAATCATCGGAGGGGTGCTGGTATCGTTACAAACGGAGATAAACCGTTATATTACCATGTTGAAAAGCGGGAAATACACGATCGACGATTTACGGGAAATGATACAGTTTTTGCATAAAAAGCTTTTCGTCAGAAATGAGGAAACCAAACATTTGGAGGATGCGGAGCTAGCTTTGTATTTGTTGCGGAAGTTGAATCGTCCGATTCGTGTATGCGGAATGGTTCGCAATTCCGGAGAACCCGGCGGGGGGCCCTTTATTGCTTATAATCAGGACGGAACCACATCTTTGCAGATTTTGGAGAGTTCCCAAATAGATATGTCGAATCCAGATGCTAAGGAACAGTTCGAGTCGGGTACTCATTTTAATCCGGTAGATTTGGTTTGTGCCGTGAGGGATAATAAGGGAGAGAAATATGATTTGCCGAAATACGTAGATAAAAATACCGGTTTTATTTCGCTTAAATCGAAGAATGGCAGAGAGCTGAAAGCTCTTGAATTACCGGGACTTTGGAACGGGGCCATGAGCGATTGGAGTACTGTTTTTGTGGAGGTTCCCGCAGAGACGTTCAATCCGGTCAAGACCGTTAACGATTTACTCCGTCCGCAGCATCAGTAG
- a CDS encoding DEAD/DEAH box helicase produces the protein MTFEEFGLSEDVMRGLDAMNFKEATPVQEQTIPVILQKRDLIACAQTGTGKTAAYILPLLNLLTEKQGDGDRVRAVIVAPTRELAQQIDMQFEGFSYFLPISTVVVSGGGDGASWDQQKRGLTMGADIIIATPGRLISHLNISNIDFSGVECFILDEADRMLDMGFYDDIMKIGKKLPENRQTVMFSATMPPKIRQLAKNIMNEPVEVNVAISKPNEAIDQSAYVCYESQKMGIVDWLFKEPTGTKTIVFSSSKQKVKELAFSLKRKKYKVEAMHSDLEQSERESVMLDFKNNKIDILVATDVISRGIDIDQIGLVINYDVPHDPEDYIHRIGRTARANADGTAITFVSEKEQGKFHRIELFLGYDIPKRELPEGLGDAPIYSPKQGRGGQRNRGGKRGGTGAKNYGKGGKRKPKKNNRGSQSTEISRKPERHHGRSKSSGKQSGGVEQ, from the coding sequence ATGACGTTTGAAGAGTTCGGATTGTCCGAAGATGTTATGCGAGGGCTGGATGCCATGAATTTTAAGGAGGCGACTCCTGTTCAGGAACAAACCATTCCTGTGATATTGCAAAAAAGAGATTTAATAGCTTGTGCTCAAACCGGTACGGGAAAGACGGCCGCCTATATACTGCCATTACTGAATCTGCTTACAGAAAAGCAGGGCGACGGAGATAGAGTGCGTGCTGTGATTGTCGCTCCTACGAGGGAGTTGGCGCAACAGATCGACATGCAGTTCGAGGGATTTTCCTATTTTCTTCCTATTTCTACTGTTGTGGTTTCGGGTGGGGGAGACGGCGCTTCATGGGACCAGCAAAAGCGGGGGTTAACGATGGGTGCGGACATTATTATCGCCACACCGGGACGACTTATCTCTCATTTGAATATCTCGAATATCGATTTTTCGGGAGTGGAGTGTTTTATTCTCGATGAGGCCGACCGGATGCTCGACATGGGTTTTTATGACGATATTATGAAAATAGGTAAAAAATTGCCCGAGAATCGTCAAACGGTCATGTTTTCGGCGACTATGCCTCCCAAGATTAGGCAGTTAGCCAAGAATATCATGAACGAACCGGTAGAGGTCAATGTGGCTATCTCGAAACCGAACGAGGCCATAGACCAGTCGGCTTATGTCTGTTATGAGAGTCAGAAGATGGGAATCGTCGATTGGCTTTTCAAGGAACCGACCGGAACGAAAACGATCGTTTTCTCTTCTTCGAAACAGAAAGTAAAAGAGTTGGCATTTTCCTTGAAACGAAAAAAATATAAGGTAGAGGCGATGCACTCAGACTTGGAGCAATCGGAGCGCGAATCGGTCATGCTTGATTTTAAAAATAATAAAATCGATATTTTGGTGGCAACCGATGTTATTTCCAGAGGTATCGATATCGATCAAATAGGATTGGTCATTAATTATGACGTACCGCATGACCCGGAGGATTACATTCATCGTATCGGTCGCACGGCCCGAGCCAATGCCGACGGTACAGCCATTACGTTCGTGTCGGAAAAAGAACAAGGCAAATTCCATCGAATCGAATTGTTTTTGGGGTATGATATTCCTAAACGGGAATTGCCCGAAGGGTTGGGCGATGCTCCGATTTATTCTCCCAAACAAGGTCGGGGAGGTCAACGAAATCGAGGCGGTAAGAGAGGCGGAACCGGTGCTAAAAATTACGGAAAGGGCGGTAAGAGGAAGCCTAAAAAGAACAATCGAGGTTCACAGAGTACCGAAATTTCAAGAAAACCCGAAAGGCATCATGGTCGTTCCAAGTCGTCTGGGAAACAATCGGGTGGTGTGGAACAATAG
- the fic gene encoding protein adenylyltransferase Fic, with amino-acid sequence MECSKAQSIDEQSLQKAQFLFESGDIDKIEVGTIKGLCQIHRSLFEGLYDFAGKIRNLNIAKGGFRFANSLYLEVILPVIEKMPESTFEEIIAKYVEMNIAHPFMEGNGRATRIWLDLILKKNLGKVVDWQTIDKDLYLQAMERSPINDLELRVLLQPALTDKVDDRTVIFKGIEQSYYYEGYSRK; translated from the coding sequence ATGGAATGTAGTAAGGCTCAAAGTATAGATGAACAGAGCTTGCAAAAAGCGCAATTTCTATTTGAATCCGGAGATATCGACAAAATAGAGGTGGGAACAATAAAAGGTCTGTGTCAAATCCATAGGTCTCTTTTTGAAGGATTGTACGATTTTGCTGGTAAGATACGGAATTTGAATATTGCAAAAGGTGGGTTTCGTTTTGCGAATAGTCTGTACTTAGAAGTTATTCTCCCTGTAATAGAAAAGATGCCAGAAAGTACTTTTGAGGAAATTATAGCTAAATATGTAGAAATGAATATTGCCCATCCGTTCATGGAAGGTAACGGGCGTGCTACTCGCATCTGGCTGGATTTGATTCTAAAAAAGAATCTTGGTAAAGTCGTTGATTGGCAAACGATAGATAAAGACCTTTATCTCCAAGCTATGGAACGCAGCCCTATTAACGATTTAGAATTACGAGTATTGTTACAACCTGCTTTGACTGATAAGGTAGATGATCGAACCGTTATCTTCAAAGGAATTGAACAGTCTTATTATTATGAGGGATATAGCAGAAAATAA
- the eis gene encoding enhanced intracellular survival protein Eis, with the protein MDTLEKKTKVKELWQLCFHDDERFVNLLFDNLYRDENTICFEKGGKVTTALQMLPYCISFGETSLDVSYISGAATRPEYRNRGLMGRLLKESFEIMRSRNIPLSALIPAESWLYDYYASKGYASVFFRQELNFSSAHRFYGDGYHRVAMSMDELYRFFDEQMRRRSCCIQHGREDFNVICDNIYLDGGDVVALADSQNRLSALAFVVPGDDAVFVKELLAINTEAKEAMLHEVQSAFPGYSLRVFTEPTSENGSAVLMGMIRIVDVRRVLEAVAKNNRSLRRVFRVHDSLLPVNNGVFLVEEGECYEGVTNPCDFDIDIMELAEIVFGGSKLSSLLDFPSVRPYMSLMLD; encoded by the coding sequence ATGGATACTTTGGAGAAAAAAACGAAAGTAAAAGAGTTGTGGCAACTTTGTTTCCATGATGACGAACGATTTGTGAATCTCCTGTTCGACAATTTATACCGGGACGAGAATACCATCTGTTTTGAAAAGGGGGGAAAGGTGACTACTGCGTTACAGATGTTACCTTATTGCATAAGTTTCGGCGAGACTTCACTCGATGTAAGTTATATTTCAGGAGCTGCCACGAGACCGGAGTATCGCAATAGGGGATTGATGGGACGTTTATTGAAAGAGTCGTTCGAGATTATGAGGTCTCGTAATATCCCGCTTTCGGCATTAATTCCGGCTGAATCGTGGCTTTATGATTATTATGCTTCGAAGGGTTATGCTTCTGTATTTTTCCGTCAGGAACTCAATTTTTCATCGGCGCATCGATTTTATGGAGACGGATATCATCGGGTAGCTATGTCGATGGACGAGCTTTATCGGTTTTTCGATGAGCAAATGAGGCGACGTTCGTGTTGCATACAACATGGACGGGAGGATTTCAATGTGATTTGCGACAATATTTATTTGGACGGCGGAGATGTGGTCGCATTAGCCGATTCGCAGAATCGGCTTTCGGCATTGGCATTTGTCGTTCCCGGAGATGATGCGGTTTTTGTGAAGGAGTTGTTGGCGATAAATACCGAGGCAAAAGAGGCTATGCTGCATGAGGTTCAGTCGGCGTTTCCCGGATATTCTCTTCGAGTCTTTACGGAGCCGACGTCGGAGAATGGGTCGGCGGTTCTTATGGGAATGATTCGCATTGTGGACGTTCGGAGGGTACTCGAAGCGGTCGCAAAGAATAATCGTTCATTGAGACGAGTATTTAGAGTGCACGATTCTTTATTGCCGGTTAATAACGGTGTTTTTCTTGTGGAGGAAGGTGAGTGTTACGAGGGCGTGACAAATCCGTGTGATTTTGATATCGATATAATGGAGTTGGCAGAAATTGTATTCGGCGGTTCGAAACTATCGTCATTGTTGGATTTTCCTTCGGTACGTCCATATATGAGTTTGATGCTCGATTGA
- a CDS encoding TonB-dependent receptor plug domain-containing protein, with translation MRYLIFPLFLLGSLSSAFSQVRGIVKDIAGEPIIGANVFWLGTTTGTTTGESGKFSLPETGTSDKLVVRFVGYRSDTIHIDRVDTVWEIVLQDGAVMDEVQVSARRMGTMKIRAGILNQDMISTAELSRAACCNLGESFTTNPSVDVSYSDAATGAKQIKLLGLSGTYVQMLAENIPNYRGVASPYALGYIPGPWMQSIQVSKGASSVKNGYESITGQINVEFKKPQTTESVSANLFANSLAKIEANFDGNIHLNQRVSTALLAHYENNLMAHDSNDDGFMDFPRVEQYNFQNRWAYMGDRYVFQAGIKALMEDRTGGQMRSYRATDGMPRYDIDIRTERYEAFTKNAYIFDKEKNTNVALILSGSLHRQDAGYGYKLYDVDQWNGYASLMFETEFDKRNSLSTGLSLNYDDYDQSYKLSHTFDTLGARDKEIVPGAYVQYTYNWNDKLMIMAGLRADYSSVYGTFVTPRAHVKWAPNEIFNLRASAGKGYRATHALAENNYLLASSRRVVIDPDLDMEEAWNYGVSAALYIPLFHKTLNLNLEYYYTDFLRQMVVDMDSNPHEVHFTQLKGKSYSHTFQAEASYPFFKGFTLTAAYRLTDVKTTYGGVLRERPFVGRYKGLLTASYQTPLGIWQFDVTLQLNGGGRLPQSYMLEQGIPAWNSRYKAYEQLNVQVTRYFRHWSIYVGGENLTGFKQKNPIIDASNPWGSNFDSTLTWGPMHGAVYYVGVRFNWERL, from the coding sequence ATAAGATATTTAATATTTCCACTTTTTTTATTAGGTAGTTTGTCTTCGGCTTTTTCCCAAGTACGAGGGATTGTAAAAGATATAGCCGGAGAACCGATTATCGGGGCGAATGTCTTCTGGTTGGGAACTACGACAGGAACTACGACAGGGGAGTCGGGTAAATTCAGCTTACCTGAAACGGGGACGAGCGATAAGCTGGTTGTCCGTTTTGTAGGATATCGCAGTGATACGATACATATCGACAGGGTCGATACCGTTTGGGAGATTGTTTTACAGGACGGTGCGGTGATGGACGAGGTTCAAGTTTCGGCTCGACGTATGGGCACTATGAAGATACGAGCTGGGATATTGAATCAGGACATGATTTCCACGGCCGAGCTTTCTCGGGCTGCTTGTTGTAATCTGGGAGAGAGTTTTACAACGAATCCTTCGGTCGATGTCAGTTATTCTGATGCGGCGACCGGTGCTAAGCAGATTAAGTTGTTGGGGCTTTCGGGGACTTATGTACAAATGCTTGCAGAGAATATTCCTAATTATAGGGGTGTTGCTTCTCCTTATGCATTGGGCTACATTCCCGGTCCGTGGATGCAGAGTATTCAAGTCTCGAAGGGTGCTTCGTCGGTTAAAAACGGCTATGAATCGATTACCGGACAAATCAATGTGGAATTTAAAAAGCCACAGACAACCGAGTCGGTTTCGGCCAATTTGTTTGCCAATTCGTTAGCTAAGATAGAGGCTAATTTCGATGGCAATATTCATTTGAATCAGAGGGTGAGCACGGCGTTATTGGCTCATTATGAAAACAATCTCATGGCGCACGATTCCAACGACGACGGTTTTATGGATTTCCCCCGGGTAGAACAATATAATTTTCAAAACAGATGGGCTTATATGGGAGACCGTTATGTGTTTCAAGCCGGGATAAAGGCTCTCATGGAAGATCGTACGGGAGGACAAATGCGTTCTTATCGAGCGACGGACGGAATGCCTCGGTACGATATAGATATTCGAACGGAACGATATGAGGCTTTTACCAAAAATGCCTATATTTTCGATAAGGAGAAAAATACCAATGTCGCTTTGATTTTATCGGGTTCTTTACATCGTCAAGATGCCGGTTACGGGTATAAATTATATGATGTGGACCAATGGAACGGGTATGCGTCGCTGATGTTCGAAACAGAGTTCGATAAACGGAATAGTCTTTCAACCGGTTTAAGTCTTAATTATGACGATTATGACCAGAGTTATAAATTGTCACATACGTTTGATACTTTGGGTGCAAGGGATAAAGAGATCGTACCGGGGGCGTATGTGCAATATACATATAACTGGAATGACAAACTCATGATTATGGCCGGATTACGTGCAGATTACAGCAGTGTATACGGAACTTTCGTAACACCACGTGCTCATGTCAAATGGGCTCCTAACGAGATTTTCAATCTTAGGGCTTCTGCCGGGAAAGGATACCGGGCCACTCATGCCTTAGCCGAGAATAATTATTTGCTGGCCAGTAGCAGACGAGTCGTGATAGATCCCGATTTGGATATGGAAGAGGCTTGGAATTATGGTGTCAGCGCGGCTCTTTACATTCCGCTGTTCCATAAGACTCTAAACTTGAATTTGGAATATTATTATACCGATTTCCTTCGTCAAATGGTCGTGGATATGGATAGTAACCCTCATGAGGTACATTTTACCCAATTAAAGGGGAAGTCTTATTCACATACGTTTCAGGCGGAAGCGAGTTATCCGTTTTTCAAAGGTTTTACTTTGACGGCTGCTTATCGTTTGACCGATGTCAAGACTACTTATGGAGGTGTGTTGAGGGAACGTCCGTTCGTCGGTCGATATAAAGGACTACTGACAGCTTCGTATCAAACTCCTTTGGGTATTTGGCAATTCGATGTAACTTTGCAGTTGAACGGGGGAGGCAGACTACCGCAATCCTACATGTTGGAACAGGGGATTCCTGCGTGGAATAGCCGGTATAAGGCGTATGAACAGTTGAATGTTCAAGTGACTCGTTATTTCAGGCATTGGTCGATATATGTCGGCGGTGAAAATCTTACCGGGTTCAAACAAAAAAATCCGATTATAGATGCTTCTAATCCGTGGGGAAGTAATTTTGATTCCACACTTACTTGGGGACCTATGCATGGGGCTGTTTATTATGTAGGGGTTCGGTTTAACTGGGAGAGATTATAG
- a CDS encoding heavy-metal-associated domain-containing protein — translation MKQVKILWLVAALFCATTAFGKDIKTVVFKTTPEMHCNNCETKIKNNLRFEKGVKEIVTDLGDKTVTVKYDADKTTVEALIKGFAKIKYSAVLVTEKKEGGKSTCPEKTTCPEETEECCTPSK, via the coding sequence ATGAAACAGGTAAAAATTTTATGGTTAGTAGCCGCGTTGTTTTGTGCGACGACGGCTTTCGGGAAAGATATTAAAACAGTAGTTTTCAAGACAACTCCCGAAATGCATTGCAATAATTGCGAGACGAAGATCAAGAACAATCTCCGCTTTGAGAAAGGGGTGAAGGAGATTGTGACCGACCTCGGCGATAAAACGGTTACCGTGAAATACGATGCCGATAAGACGACTGTCGAAGCTCTTATTAAAGGGTTTGCCAAAATCAAGTATTCGGCAGTCCTTGTGACAGAGAAAAAAGAGGGCGGAAAAAGTACTTGTCCAGAAAAGACTACTTGCCCAGAGGAAACGGAAGAGTGCTGTACTCCTTCCAAGTAA
- a CDS encoding porin family protein, whose amino-acid sequence MKKYFLIICIAFIPVSIQAQWSLGGKAGINWSTINYPWSKLGDHADYLSGFQGGIIATYQFNNYFDMQAELFYSARGYTDDEFYLTDESGAVISNTYTCRTHYLDIPVLVKFFPCNGLNVQFGPQLGIGLSLSDKWKGINNDDYSIYRDSAVDFSLAFGLGYEFNFGVFVDARYTLGLTKTIREVVKGFQGRNISLAVGYRVYL is encoded by the coding sequence ATGAAAAAATATTTCCTGATAATATGTATTGCATTCATACCCGTTTCTATTCAAGCCCAATGGAGTTTGGGTGGAAAAGCCGGAATCAACTGGTCGACAATCAATTATCCATGGAGTAAATTGGGAGACCACGCAGACTATTTATCCGGTTTTCAAGGTGGAATTATCGCAACTTACCAATTCAACAACTACTTCGATATGCAAGCCGAACTATTCTACTCTGCCAGAGGATATACGGACGATGAATTTTACCTTACCGATGAAAGCGGAGCTGTCATCAGCAATACCTACACATGCAGAACCCACTATCTAGATATTCCCGTATTGGTAAAGTTCTTTCCCTGTAACGGACTAAACGTGCAATTCGGCCCTCAATTAGGTATAGGACTTTCCCTCTCGGACAAATGGAAAGGAATAAATAACGACGACTACTCCATATACCGGGATTCGGCTGTCGATTTCAGCCTTGCTTTCGGATTAGGTTACGAATTTAACTTCGGAGTATTCGTAGACGCCCGTTATACACTGGGTCTTACCAAAACCATCAGAGAAGTCGTTAAAGGTTTTCAAGGGCGTAATATAAGCCTCGCTGTCGGTTATCGCGTCTACCTTTAA